One genomic window of Struthio camelus isolate bStrCam1 chromosome 1, bStrCam1.hap1, whole genome shotgun sequence includes the following:
- the MAB21L1 gene encoding putative nucleotidyltransferase MAB21L1 encodes MIAAQAKLVYHLNKYYNEKCQARKAAIAKTIREVCKVVSDVLKEVEVQEPRFISSLNEMDNRYEGLEVISPTEFEVVLYLNQMGVFNFVDDGSLPGCAVLKLSDGRKRSMSLWVEFITASGYLSARKIRSRFQTLVAQAVDKCSYRDVVKMVADTSEVKLRIRDRYVVQITPAFKCTGIWPRSAAHWPLPHIPWPGPNRVAEVKAEGFNLLSKECHSLAGKQSSAESDAWVLQFAEAENRLQMGGCRKKCLSILKTLRDRHLELPGQPLNNYHMKTLVSYECEKHPRESDWDESCLGDRLNGILLQLISCLQCRRCPHYFLPNLDLFQGKPHSALENAAKQTWRLAREILTNPKSLEKL; translated from the coding sequence ATGATCGCGGCCCAGGCCAAGCTGGTGTATCATCTGAATAAATACTACAACGAGAAATGCCAAGCCCGGAAAGCTGCCATCGCTAAAACGATCCGCGAAGTCTGCAAAGTGGTGTCGGACGTGCTGAAGGAAGTGGAGGTGCAGGAGCCTCGTTTCATCAGTTCCTTGAACGAGATGGACAATCGCTACGAGGGGCTGGAAGTCATCTCCCCCACGGAGTTTGAAGTGGTGCTTTATCTGAACCAAATGGGGGTTTTCAACTTCGTGGACGACGGCTCTTTGCCGGGCTGCGCTGTGTTAAAGTTAAGCGACGGGCGCAAGAGGAGTATGTCCCTCTGGGTGGAGTTCATCACGGCGTCTGGCTACCTCTCCGCTCGCAAAATCCGCTCCAGGTTTCAGACTCTAGTGGCTCAAGCCGTGGATAAATGTAGTTACAGAGATGTGGTCAAGATGGTAGCGGACACCAGCGAAGTGAAGCTGAGAATCAGGGATAGATACGTAGTGCAGATTACTCCGGCGTTCAAATGCACGGGGATCTGGCCAAGGAGTGCTGCCCACTGGCCGCTTCCCCACATCCCCTGGCCGGGACCCAACCGGGTGGCCGAGGTCAAAGCGGAGGGCTTCAACCTCCTGTCCAAGGAGTGCCACTCGCTGGCCGGCAAGCAGAGCTCAGCCGAGAGCGAtgcctgggtgctgcagttcGCCGAAGCCGAGAACAGACTGCAGATGGGCGGCTGCAGAAAGAAATGCCTCTCTATCCTCAAAACCTTACGGGACCGGCACCTGGAGCTGCCGGGCCAGCCCCTCAACAACTATCACATGAAGACTCTGGTTTCATACGAATGCGAAAAGCATCCCCGAGAATCGGACTGGGACGAGTCCTGCTTGGGTGACCGGCTCAACGGGATTTTACTGCAGCTCATCTCCTGCCTTCAGTGCAGGAGGTGCCCACATTACTTCTTGCCCAACTTAGACCTGTTTCAGGGCAAACCTCATTCGGCCCTGGAAAACGCGGCCAAACAAACGTGGCGACTGGCTAGGGAAATACTCACCAACCCGAAAAGTTTGGAGAAACTTTAG